From Diadema setosum chromosome 5, eeDiaSeto1, whole genome shotgun sequence, the proteins below share one genomic window:
- the LOC140228918 gene encoding uncharacterized protein has translation MEPAAEPRNMSQHPRLPRSLWNRLAVALGCFMTAVLATGIHGDWLLFYVQSKNLWRGTNKFSDPSLGRFVPDEDNRTAGQNLELLDRYYMKGVLFYIIQSLIGGFVILYGVGGWLKWHFYIQRRERAAEWKCQPERFLTPEDDRLEFLLGSMNMAIGSVLSGILVTYIMNGGPNKFYYNISDYGWTYFLLSIPVNYLYNEAAAYYAHKSMHIPFWYKRYHKLHHRFKCPTPFGAVAMHPYEFLTLQFLMELPIFFVPMHAGVFIFWLIYGYYYSIMDHSGINLDALWPWQPAVMFHDDHHRLFHCNYGFNTTMFDKLHGTLMRKDRHYSETIFGGKGAPITPKDVKKGE, from the exons ATGGAACCCGCAGCTGAACCAAGAAATATGTCACAGCATCCCAGGCTACCGAGGAGTTTGTGGAACCGCCTGGCCGTAGCTCTCGGATGCTTCATGACGGCAGTTCTAGCTACGGGAATTCATG GGGACTGGCTGCTTTTCTACGTCCAGTCGAAAAATCTTTGGAGGGGGACAAACAAATTCAGTGACCCTTCCCTTGGCAGGTTTGTCCCCGATGAGGACAACAGGACAGCCGGACAGAATTTAGAATTACTTGATAGATATTACATGAAG GGAGTCTTGTTCTACATCATACAAAGTTTGATCGGCGGGTTCGTCATTCTTTACGGAGTCGGCGGTTGGTTGAAGTGGCATTTTTACATCCAAAGGCGAGAGAGGGCAGCAGAGTGGAAATGTCAACCGGAACGGTTTCTAACGCCCGAAGACGATCGCTTGGAGTTTCTCCTTGGATCGATGAACATGGCGATTGGCTCCGTTTTATCAG GCATTCTCGTTACGTACATCATGAACGGCGGTCCGAACAAATTCTACTACAATATTTCCGACTACGGCTGGACCTATTTTCTGCTCTCCATACCCGTCAACTACCTTTACAACGAGGCTGCAGCCTACTACGCCCACAAATCGATGCACATCCCGTTCTGGTACAAGCGCTACCACAAACTCCACCATCGTTTCAAGTGCCCCACCCCTTTCGGGGCGGTTGCCATGCATCCCTACGAATTCCTTACACTACAGTTTTTGATGGAGCTGCCGATATTCTTCGTACCAATGCACGCAG GTGTATTTATCTTCTGGCTGATCTACGGTTACTACTACAGCATCATGGATCACTCCGGTATCAACCTTGATGCCTTGTGGCCATGGCAACCAGCCGTCATGTTCCATGACGACCATCACAG actctTCCACTGCAACTACGGCTTCAACACAACTATGTTTGACAAGCTGCATGGAACGCTCATGAGAAAAGACAGACACTATTCAGAGACAATATTCGGCGGGAAGGGCGCCCCCATTACACCGAAAGATGTCAAGAAAGGAGAGTAG